A window of candidate division KSB1 bacterium contains these coding sequences:
- a CDS encoding LapA family protein, translated as MWIIRWLLIIVAVTVLIGFAVQNSDVKVPVVFYKWETVNDLALWLVLYIAFVAGMLFSFLLAVIHIIKTKLEHKKCKRQVEKLKKELKDMRNVSVEEAWATPKTSSEKSLPESKED; from the coding sequence ATGTGGATTATTCGCTGGTTGTTAATTATTGTGGCTGTGACTGTGCTTATCGGATTTGCCGTTCAAAACTCCGATGTTAAAGTGCCTGTTGTTTTCTATAAATGGGAAACAGTAAACGATTTGGCATTATGGCTGGTTTTATATATAGCGTTTGTAGCCGGAATGCTGTTTTCTTTTTTACTGGCCGTCATTCACATTATAAAGACGAAACTGGAACATAAAAAATGCAAACGACAGGTCGAAAAGCTTAAAAAAGAGCTCAAAGACATGAGAAACGTCTCTGTTGAGGAAGCCTGGGCGACTCCAAAGACCTCTTCTGAAAAATCACTTCCAGAATCTAAAGAGGATTAA
- a CDS encoding NifU family protein has product MSEITYEKVDQILDTVRPALIADGGNVELVEVAGNNVKLRLQGACAGCPMSQMTLKMGIERELKKQLPEIDQVISV; this is encoded by the coding sequence ATGTCAGAAATAACCTATGAAAAAGTAGATCAGATTTTAGATACAGTGCGGCCGGCGCTCATTGCTGATGGCGGTAATGTAGAACTTGTCGAAGTCGCGGGAAATAATGTGAAACTTCGGCTCCAGGGCGCCTGTGCCGGATGTCCCATGTCGCAAATGACTCTAAAAATGGGAATCGAACGCGAACTTAAAAAACAACTGCCTGAAATTGATCAGGTGATTTCAGTGTAA
- a CDS encoding RnfABCDGE type electron transport complex subunit B: MFFGTGLAFASKKFAVETDPKVDEILNELPGANCGACGYPGCNAYAEAAAKGEAPANLCTPGGETVAQSISNILGISNEPSGDPKVAVVCCQGDNNNAVSKFHYQGIHDCHAAELVGGGHKACEYGCLGLGSCVESCPFDALSMGDKGLPIVDEEKCTACGICVTTCPRGIMQLIPRQQNVYLACVSQDKAKAVKSVCKVGCFACKICTTPKVTTSEAITMQGNLPKIQDIDSDDLYTAVEKCPANCYVIRDQSYAEQATPEQTVQ; this comes from the coding sequence TTGTTCTTCGGAACCGGACTGGCATTTGCGTCAAAAAAATTCGCTGTCGAAACGGACCCCAAGGTAGACGAGATTCTAAATGAACTGCCTGGCGCCAATTGCGGAGCTTGCGGCTATCCCGGATGCAATGCGTATGCTGAAGCCGCGGCCAAAGGTGAAGCCCCTGCCAATTTGTGTACTCCTGGTGGAGAAACTGTAGCACAATCTATTTCCAACATTTTGGGTATATCCAATGAACCCTCGGGTGATCCCAAAGTTGCGGTGGTTTGCTGCCAGGGTGATAATAACAATGCCGTCTCAAAATTTCACTATCAAGGTATCCATGATTGTCATGCTGCTGAACTCGTCGGAGGCGGACACAAGGCTTGTGAATACGGCTGCCTGGGACTTGGCTCCTGCGTCGAGTCCTGTCCCTTTGACGCGCTTTCCATGGGTGACAAGGGTTTACCGATTGTCGATGAAGAAAAGTGCACAGCCTGTGGAATCTGTGTAACCACATGTCCCCGCGGCATTATGCAGCTCATTCCCCGCCAGCAGAATGTTTACCTGGCTTGTGTGTCTCAGGACAAGGCCAAAGCTGTAAAGTCAGTATGCAAGGTTGGATGCTTTGCATGTAAAATATGCACAACCCCCAAAGTAACCACCTCGGAGGCGATAACAATGCAGGGCAATTTGCCCAAAATTCAGGATATCGATAGTGATGACCTGTACACGGCTGTGGAAAAATGCCCGGCCAATTGTTATGTTATTCGTGATCAATCATATGCGGAACAAGCAACACCGGAACAAACAGTACAATAA
- a CDS encoding HAMP domain-containing sensor histidine kinase yields MKKRAIHRVLIVTIVVLFLPIFSYTALQFMQSDKNQKLVQSIYDRQLDSILFSINQHCWDIFSTWLSEISSHSVTAYNNRSPQNINSALGEFVEMESVVSGAFLRVTPDLYYSYMDNRSVSKTSIKDNQFRVNADKIITDKQKVLERMIRLAKEGYVRPIAVQLDTMQSSDVPQSLLLFPIVDESFPINSAAFSGIIINNEKYVREIVARRFSSLNEGEFIFAVSDSRQDQFLYLSSEEKPDANFEKSQTLWILPHLDIKIKLSGTTLGEISKKQIQTNLLLLVAVNVLFIAGMAYLLRNTYKEMELARMKTNFVANVSHELRTPISLIRMYAETLEMGRIEGENKLKKYYRTILAETDRLSKLINNILDFSKIESNKKTYQMVRTDMKDLVEKALHIYHYHLQKNNFELDVHMTEHPVMLKVDPEAVTQAFVNLIDNAIKYSDSSQKIDINLNSHDNDVVLSVSDQGIGIPESEQDKIFDKFYRVGSSTVHNTKGSGLGLSLVKHIMQVHQGEVKLKSKPGEGSTFSLVFPTNQNQ; encoded by the coding sequence ATGAAAAAAAGAGCGATTCATAGAGTTCTCATTGTAACCATTGTGGTTCTGTTTTTGCCGATTTTTTCCTACACGGCGCTCCAGTTTATGCAGAGTGATAAAAATCAAAAGCTTGTGCAGTCTATATATGATCGGCAGCTTGACAGTATTTTATTTTCTATTAATCAACATTGCTGGGATATATTCAGTACCTGGCTTTCGGAGATTTCCAGCCATTCTGTCACCGCATACAATAACCGCTCTCCGCAGAATATAAACTCTGCTTTAGGCGAATTTGTAGAAATGGAAAGTGTGGTATCCGGTGCTTTTTTGCGAGTGACTCCGGATCTTTATTATTCTTACATGGACAACCGCAGTGTTTCAAAAACCTCTATCAAAGACAATCAGTTTAGAGTCAATGCAGATAAAATAATTACTGATAAACAGAAAGTCCTGGAGCGAATGATTCGCCTGGCAAAAGAAGGCTATGTGCGCCCCATTGCTGTACAATTAGATACCATGCAATCGTCTGATGTCCCGCAAAGTCTGCTGCTTTTTCCCATTGTCGATGAATCTTTTCCTATCAACTCGGCTGCTTTCAGCGGTATTATCATTAATAATGAAAAATATGTTCGTGAAATTGTAGCCAGACGTTTTTCCTCATTAAATGAAGGCGAATTTATATTTGCAGTTTCCGATTCCCGGCAAGATCAGTTTCTTTATCTTTCATCGGAGGAAAAGCCTGACGCCAATTTTGAAAAGAGTCAAACACTTTGGATTCTTCCGCATCTGGATATTAAAATCAAATTAAGCGGCACCACACTCGGAGAAATATCCAAAAAGCAGATTCAGACGAATTTACTTTTGCTTGTAGCCGTCAATGTTTTATTTATTGCCGGAATGGCTTATTTGCTGCGGAATACCTATAAAGAAATGGAATTGGCAAGGATGAAAACAAATTTTGTCGCCAATGTTTCTCATGAATTAAGAACCCCCATTTCTTTGATACGGATGTATGCTGAAACTCTTGAAATGGGAAGAATAGAGGGAGAGAATAAATTAAAAAAATATTATAGAACAATACTTGCGGAAACCGATCGACTTTCAAAGCTGATCAATAATATTCTTGATTTTTCCAAGATAGAATCCAACAAAAAAACGTATCAAATGGTGCGGACTGATATGAAGGATTTGGTTGAAAAAGCATTACATATTTACCATTATCACCTGCAAAAAAACAATTTTGAATTGGATGTGCATATGACAGAGCATCCGGTTATGCTGAAAGTGGATCCCGAGGCAGTAACACAAGCTTTTGTCAATCTAATAGACAATGCCATCAAATACAGTGATTCCAGCCAGAAAATAGATATTAACCTGAATAGTCATGATAATGATGTTGTTTTATCCGTCAGTGATCAGGGTATCGGCATTCCGGAATCGGAACAGGATAAAATATTCGATAAATTTTACAGAGTCGGAAGCAGCACCGTACATAATACTAAAGGGAGCGGCTTGGGACTTTCTCTGGTCAAACATATTATGCAGGTACACCAGGGCGAAGTTAAATTAAAAAGTAAACCCGGTGAAGGCAGTACATTTTCGCTGGTTTTTCCCACGAATCAAAATCAGTAA
- a CDS encoding response regulator transcription factor, with product MAHILVVEDEQDMALGLKDNFEFDDYKVSIAYDGEAGLKMALEQKPDLIILDIMLPKLSGMDVCKELRNKGLQIPIIMLTARGQELDRVLGLELGADDYITKPFSIRELLARVKAVLRRSQKSKEREHFFQFGKLFVDFEHYNAQNEKGDEVEMTFKEFEILKFFVENTGRTVSRDELLDKVWGYEIYPTSRTVDNHIVKLRKKIEDDPMHPKHIITVYGIGYKYVE from the coding sequence ATGGCACATATACTCGTTGTTGAAGACGAACAAGACATGGCGTTGGGCTTGAAAGATAATTTTGAATTTGATGATTATAAAGTGTCCATTGCCTATGATGGAGAGGCGGGATTAAAGATGGCGCTTGAACAAAAGCCGGATTTGATCATCCTGGATATTATGCTGCCAAAACTGTCCGGTATGGATGTGTGCAAAGAATTGAGAAACAAGGGATTGCAAATTCCCATTATTATGCTCACCGCACGTGGGCAAGAGTTGGATCGTGTGTTGGGTCTGGAATTGGGTGCAGATGATTATATCACCAAACCTTTCAGTATTCGTGAACTGCTGGCCAGAGTAAAAGCAGTATTGCGTCGTTCGCAAAAATCCAAGGAACGAGAACATTTCTTTCAGTTTGGCAAACTATTCGTCGATTTTGAGCATTATAATGCTCAAAATGAAAAAGGCGATGAAGTGGAAATGACTTTTAAAGAATTTGAAATTCTGAAATTTTTCGTAGAAAATACCGGAAGAACCGTCAGCCGGGATGAATTGCTTGATAAAGTCTGGGGTTATGAAATATATCCCACTTCACGGACAGTTGACAACCATATTGTAAAACTGCGAAAAAAAATCGAAGATGATCCTATGCATCCCAAGCATATCATCACGGTTTACGGGATAGGCTACAAGTATGTAGAATAA
- a CDS encoding TolC family protein → MIRLILTVSLILLPSLLMADEVIDLTLDRAVQIAMGSSYRIKQLKLGIERSRLWLQAERAGLRSKVYMNMKAPEFEALSDYEWDSNLQKDIIVRRNTQLWQANLAIRQPIIFFGYPTNGYLSLNNKVYRYDQITSDVRDINYYNRLFVKYEQPFFQPNELKNDIEKAQLSLERKELQFLDDQVDLIDDIADDFYDLYRLSFQNMIFNQQIINLEKCYDIADCRSASGEESLDCIKVRVELNNVKEKLAQNKSNLRMEKTRLKQRLRLESGDSLVIKTAVEISNIAINPEEAVQNGFKLRPRLRLIDISKNEQEINLINVKGWNSFRLNLEMTFGLERQNPRYEELIRQDYENSYSVALSAYMPIWDWGQRRARIQAQKISIQKYDLYKEEIQNSIRSEIENSVQNMKEYQIPEPQICTATVKWQKRSLNAH, encoded by the coding sequence ATGATTCGTTTGATATTGACAGTTTCATTAATACTGTTGCCATCCCTGTTAATGGCGGATGAGGTTATAGATCTGACATTGGATCGGGCTGTACAGATTGCTATGGGTAGCAGTTATCGTATCAAACAGCTGAAATTAGGAATTGAACGATCCAGACTTTGGTTACAGGCAGAACGTGCAGGATTGCGTTCCAAAGTATACATGAATATGAAAGCACCTGAATTTGAGGCGCTATCGGATTATGAATGGGATTCCAATCTTCAAAAAGACATCATCGTCCGTCGCAACACACAGCTCTGGCAGGCGAATCTGGCGATCCGACAGCCGATTATATTTTTCGGATATCCCACAAACGGTTATCTTTCTTTGAACAACAAAGTATATCGTTACGATCAAATCACGTCTGACGTGCGCGATATTAATTATTACAATCGTTTATTTGTCAAATATGAACAGCCCTTTTTTCAACCCAATGAACTTAAAAACGATATTGAAAAGGCGCAGCTTTCTCTTGAGCGTAAAGAGCTACAATTTCTCGATGATCAGGTTGATTTGATCGATGATATAGCTGATGATTTTTATGATTTGTATCGTCTGTCTTTTCAAAATATGATATTTAATCAGCAAATAATAAATCTTGAAAAATGTTATGACATTGCCGATTGTCGGTCTGCCAGCGGAGAAGAATCCCTGGATTGCATTAAAGTTCGTGTGGAGCTAAACAACGTCAAGGAGAAACTGGCGCAAAATAAAAGCAATCTACGTATGGAAAAAACGCGATTGAAACAGCGGTTGCGTTTAGAGTCCGGTGATTCTTTAGTGATCAAAACTGCTGTAGAGATTTCCAATATTGCGATCAATCCTGAAGAAGCTGTACAGAATGGCTTTAAGCTCAGACCGAGATTGCGATTAATTGACATTAGTAAAAATGAACAGGAAATTAATTTAATCAATGTAAAAGGCTGGAACTCTTTTCGTTTAAATCTGGAAATGACCTTTGGGCTGGAACGGCAAAATCCCCGTTATGAGGAACTGATTCGGCAGGATTATGAAAACAGTTATTCAGTAGCTTTGAGCGCTTATATGCCCATATGGGATTGGGGACAAAGACGGGCAAGGATTCAGGCACAGAAAATATCGATTCAAAAATATGACCTGTATAAAGAAGAAATCCAAAACAGTATTCGTTCAGAGATTGAGAATTCCGTTCAAAATATGAAAGAATATCAAATCCCCGAGCCACAAATATGCACAGCAACCGTAAAATGGCAAAAGAGATCACTGAACGCACACTGA
- a CDS encoding beta galactosidase jelly roll domain-containing protein, which yields MNGSNCKFIRILILLYLIAVSTGTARDLNKEIDLSGVWLFEIGDDLNYAKPGYDDSRWSKVSVPSPWENEGFPGYDGYGWYRIKITIPKHLQNKLIYLKLGQIDDVDRTYFNGHLLGGNGDFPPHYQTAYDKNRLYEVPAGFINYGKQNVITVRVYDYHHRGGIVYGDIGIYSRDDVLNLLAGFKRYVEI from the coding sequence GTGAATGGCTCAAATTGTAAATTTATACGCATTCTGATATTGCTTTATCTGATAGCGGTTTCAACCGGGACAGCGCGGGACCTCAATAAAGAGATCGATCTTTCAGGTGTCTGGCTGTTTGAAATTGGTGATGATTTAAATTATGCAAAACCGGGTTATGACGACTCGAGATGGTCCAAAGTCTCTGTTCCCTCACCATGGGAAAATGAAGGGTTTCCCGGCTATGACGGCTATGGCTGGTACCGGATCAAAATAACGATTCCCAAGCATTTGCAAAACAAACTAATCTATTTAAAGCTTGGCCAGATAGACGATGTCGACCGAACCTATTTCAACGGTCACCTCCTGGGAGGGAACGGCGATTTTCCGCCACATTATCAGACGGCATATGATAAAAATCGACTATATGAAGTACCAGCGGGTTTCATCAATTACGGTAAACAGAACGTCATTACAGTACGGGTATATGATTATCATCATAGGGGAGGTATTGTGTATGGCGATATTGGTATTTATTCGCGTGATGATGTACTCAATTTGCTGGCGGGATTTAAGCGGTATGTGGAAATTTAA
- a CDS encoding beta galactosidase jelly roll domain-containing protein yields the protein MWKFKPGNNNEWASPDYDDTGWRRVGVPSHWEQQGFPNYNGYAWYRQSFEIKRTKNRKLIFVVGKIDDIDQVFLNGVSIGSTGVFPEKGKETKSYCNTKRAYFIPPYLIRENKENLIAVKVYDLGGNGGIYSGHIGIVTRKEFLNYQQDK from the coding sequence ATGTGGAAATTTAAGCCCGGTAATAACAATGAATGGGCCTCGCCGGATTATGATGATACCGGATGGCGCAGGGTCGGAGTTCCTTCGCATTGGGAGCAACAGGGTTTTCCCAATTATAACGGATATGCCTGGTATCGTCAATCCTTTGAGATTAAAAGAACAAAAAATCGGAAACTTATTTTTGTTGTCGGAAAGATTGATGATATCGATCAGGTTTTTTTAAACGGAGTCAGTATCGGCTCTACCGGTGTTTTTCCTGAAAAGGGTAAAGAAACCAAATCTTATTGCAATACGAAGCGAGCGTATTTCATACCTCCTTATCTCATACGCGAAAATAAAGAAAATCTGATTGCAGTCAAGGTCTACGATCTCGGAGGAAATGGTGGTATTTATTCAGGTCATATTGGAATCGTAACCCGTAAAGAATTTTTAAATTATCAGCAAGACAAATAG
- a CDS encoding tetratricopeptide repeat protein: MNNTNHQKQFPSRTELYTAYQESFDHYKSISHRVLQKINHLLDENEITGSVKSRIKSFDSFYKKLLLSFNHVRNSSTITDIIGLRVVCIFLNDLDKIQQCLYDSFTVKEHEYKGSKFSAGEFGYQSIHMLIELPDGLIKRPIPFTENVFELQLRTKLQDAWAEAEHEIIYKSDESPLNDYLKRKLASINASLTLTDMIFQEIRDYQRARQKLDDKRRNSLYEKLHAIQNLSMMENISTDTEEVQNLRNYENSLHDELHNLLFNALDAHSKHEYDRALSLYTRIVESCSNDKICSIVYNHRGMVFFVLSNYIKAVEDFSMAIEKNRDNARAHSNRGLAFRMLKQYDRALEDLDRSIDIDALHIDGYFSRSQLNFELKNYPAAIADCEKVLEIKPDYQAARKFLQVIKERIF; the protein is encoded by the coding sequence ATGAACAACACCAATCATCAAAAGCAATTTCCATCCAGAACCGAACTTTATACTGCCTATCAAGAATCATTTGATCATTACAAGAGTATATCGCACAGGGTTTTGCAAAAAATAAATCATCTTTTAGATGAAAATGAGATAACAGGATCTGTCAAGAGTCGTATCAAATCTTTTGATAGCTTTTATAAAAAGCTTTTGCTTTCATTCAATCATGTCAGAAATTCCTCTACAATTACAGATATCATCGGACTGCGTGTTGTTTGTATTTTTCTGAATGATTTGGATAAAATTCAGCAATGTCTGTATGACTCTTTTACTGTAAAAGAACATGAATACAAAGGCTCTAAATTTTCAGCAGGCGAATTCGGATATCAATCCATTCATATGCTGATTGAACTTCCGGATGGGTTGATCAAACGCCCGATCCCGTTTACAGAAAATGTTTTTGAATTGCAATTGAGAACAAAACTTCAAGATGCATGGGCCGAAGCCGAACACGAAATCATTTACAAATCAGATGAATCCCCTCTGAATGATTATTTAAAACGAAAACTTGCATCTATTAACGCTTCATTGACGCTGACTGATATGATTTTTCAGGAAATACGTGATTATCAACGCGCCCGGCAGAAGCTCGACGATAAACGCAGAAATTCACTATACGAAAAACTTCATGCGATTCAAAATTTATCCATGATGGAAAACATTTCGACCGACACAGAAGAAGTCCAGAATTTGCGCAATTATGAAAACAGTCTACATGACGAGCTTCACAACCTGTTGTTCAATGCACTGGATGCGCACAGCAAGCATGAATATGACCGGGCGCTCTCCCTGTATACCCGGATTGTCGAGTCCTGCTCAAATGACAAAATTTGTTCCATTGTCTACAACCATCGCGGTATGGTGTTTTTCGTATTGTCAAATTATATCAAAGCGGTAGAAGATTTTTCTATGGCCATTGAAAAAAATCGGGACAATGCCAGAGCACACAGCAACCGGGGATTGGCTTTCCGGATGTTGAAACAGTATGACCGGGCTCTGGAAGATTTGGATCGGTCAATTGACATCGATGCCTTGCATATTGACGGCTACTTTAGCCGTTCGCAGTTGAATTTCGAGCTAAAAAATTATCCCGCTGCTATAGCGGATTGCGAAAAAGTTCTTGAAATTAAACCGGATTATCAGGCAGCCCGCAAGTTTTTACAAGTTATAAAAGAAAGGATTTTTTAA
- a CDS encoding M48 family metallopeptidase: MNIYAVVILSALLIEFILSRTADMLNIRHIKRELPEEFQGYYDQKRYQTSQEYTKEKSRFGQIIETMDLLILLVFWFSGGFNWLDSMLRQLNLSDILTGILFVAILGAAKFIIDLPFSIYSTFVIEEKYGFNKTTWKTFILDILKGMLLSLILGVPLLTGILAIFQYLGTFAWIVGWALVTVFTLVVQYIAPRWIMPIFNKFEPLEKHELYHKIKSFFDSVDYSISGVFVMDGSRRSRKSNAFFTGFGKNKRIVFFDTLVEQHNDEEILSILAHEVGHYKKKHILKSTIISILPHGFCLLSFVHFFIASGII, from the coding sequence ATGAATATTTATGCTGTTGTTATCCTGTCTGCTCTTTTAATTGAGTTTATTTTATCTCGTACCGCGGATATGCTGAACATCCGGCACATAAAGCGCGAACTGCCGGAGGAATTCCAGGGATACTATGATCAGAAACGCTACCAAACCTCTCAGGAGTACACCAAAGAAAAGAGCCGTTTTGGTCAAATTATTGAGACAATGGATTTGCTAATTCTGCTGGTGTTCTGGTTTTCAGGTGGTTTTAATTGGCTGGATAGTATGCTGCGGCAATTAAACTTGTCAGATATACTGACAGGGATCTTGTTTGTCGCGATTTTGGGGGCTGCCAAGTTTATAATCGATCTGCCATTCAGCATTTATTCAACATTTGTGATTGAAGAAAAATATGGGTTTAACAAAACAACCTGGAAAACGTTTATTCTCGATATTCTTAAAGGAATGCTGCTCAGTTTGATACTCGGTGTTCCGCTGCTCACAGGTATTCTGGCGATTTTCCAATATCTGGGAACTTTTGCATGGATTGTCGGCTGGGCTCTGGTTACCGTTTTTACACTTGTTGTTCAATATATTGCCCCCCGTTGGATTATGCCTATTTTTAACAAATTCGAACCTTTGGAAAAGCATGAACTCTATCATAAAATAAAATCATTTTTTGATTCTGTCGATTATTCAATCTCTGGAGTCTTTGTGATGGACGGGTCCAGGCGGTCGAGAAAATCAAATGCATTTTTTACCGGGTTTGGAAAGAATAAACGCATTGTCTTTTTCGACACCCTTGTAGAGCAACATAATGATGAAGAAATTTTATCTATACTTGCCCACGAAGTCGGGCATTATAAGAAAAAGCATATATTAAAAAGCACGATTATTAGCATTTTGCCACACGGGTTTTGTCTTTTATCTTTTGTCCATTTTTTTATCGCATCAGGGATTATTTGA
- a CDS encoding STAS domain-containing protein has protein sequence MNFFLEEVNGIKIIKLKEQKLDSNVAPDLKAQFLVLIGKGKQLILDLSNVNYSDSSGLGAILLGFRLARDNNADFAICGVQERVKKLIQIAQLEHTIRQYQDHQSAIKAMQMT, from the coding sequence TTGAATTTTTTTCTGGAAGAAGTGAACGGTATCAAGATCATAAAACTCAAAGAACAAAAATTGGATTCCAATGTAGCTCCTGATTTAAAAGCTCAATTCCTGGTACTTATCGGCAAAGGGAAACAATTGATCCTTGATTTGAGTAACGTCAATTATTCAGACAGCTCCGGTCTTGGAGCCATTTTGCTCGGCTTTAGATTGGCGAGGGATAATAATGCGGATTTCGCTATATGCGGTGTACAGGAGCGTGTTAAGAAATTGATACAGATCGCACAGTTGGAACATACAATTAGACAATACCAGGATCATCAGTCTGCGATAAAAGCTATGCAGATGACCTAA